The proteins below are encoded in one region of Chrysemys picta bellii isolate R12L10 chromosome 4, ASM1138683v2, whole genome shotgun sequence:
- the SERPINA10 gene encoding protein Z-dependent protease inhibitor — MKAGICLLLLCEMCIELSTSLGKPGNRKKDKGKSCLPNHENEGSTMDQLLHRSTAEPFTEQVPLEFTLYNLTEKNMDFGFNLYRKIALKHDNNVFFSPLSVSFVMAVLMLAADGETYKQIVQGTNLHLFQGKENFHQLPALFKQLKDNITENEELVLQRGSFSFIQKNFRLKEPFLNLSKQYFDMEFLSVDFHNSTRAKNVINQNINKKTKGKIPKLFEELDQHAKLVLVDYVLFKGKWLYPFNTRFTELEIFHIDKYRKVQVPMMFKSDKVASTSDKNLGCIVLKLPYRGSAHMLIAMPEKEGDYASLEDHITAELVESWLRNMKTRKMDIFFPKFKLDQKYQMHELLPTLGIQNLFTMNADLSKLTDQRFVKVSKIIQRAVIEVDEKGTEAAAVSGSEITAYSMPPTIKVNQPFLFMIYEETFKTLLFMGRVVNPTEL, encoded by the exons ATGAAAGCAGGGATTTGCCTTCTTCTCTTATGTGAAATGTGCATTGAATTAAGCACATCTCTTGGCAAGCCTGGAAATCGAAAGAAAGATAAAGGGAAGAGTTGCTTGCCGAATCATGAGAATGAAGGTAGCACTATGGACCAACTTTTGCATAGAAGCACCGCAGAGCCATTTACAGAGCAAGTCCCTCTAGAGTTCACTCTTTACAACCTCACTGAAAAGAACATGGATTTTGGATTCAATCTCTACAGGAAAATAGCACTGAAGCATGACAATAATGTGTTCTTCTCTCCGCTCTCTGTGTCATTTGTGATGGCTGTCCTCATGCTCGCAGCTGACGGGGAAACCTACAAGCAAATCGTTCAGGGTACAAACCTCCATCTTTTTCAGGGCAAAGAGAATTTTCATCAGTTGCCAGCTTTGTTTAAACAATTGAAAGATAACATCACAGAGAATGAAGAGCTTGTTCTGCAGAGAGGTAGTTTTTCTTTTATTCAAAAAAATTTCAGACTCAAGGAGCCTTTCCTTAATCTATCCAAGCAGTACTTTGATATGGAATTCTTAAGTGTGGATTTTCACAACTCCACCCGAGCAAAAAATGTCATAAATCAGAATATTAACAAGAAGACCAAAGGAAAAATCCCAAAGCTTTTTGAAGAACTTGACCAGCATGCTAAACTGGTTCTCGTGGATTACGTTCTCTTTAAAG GCAAATGGCTGTACCCATTTAATACAAGGTTCACAGAACTGGAGATTTTCCATATAGACAAGTATAGGAAGGTACAGGTGCCCATGATGTTTAAATCAGACAAGGTTGCCTCAACTTCGGATAAGAACTTAGGATGCATTGTGCTAAAACTTCCCTACAGAGGGAGTGCACACATGCTTATTGCCATGCCGGAAAAGGAGGGAGATTACGCTTCACTTGAAGACCACATAACAGCAGAGCTTGTGGAATCGTGGCTTAGAAACATGAAGACCAG AAAAATGGACATTTTCTTTCCAAAGTTCAAATTAGACCAGAAATACCAGATGCATGAACTGCTTCCTACTCTGGGAATTCAAAACCTGTTCACAATGAACGCAGACCTGAGTAAACTTACAGATCAAAGATTTGTAAAAGTATCAAAG ATTATCCAAAGAGCAGTAATTGAAGTGGATGAGAAAGGAACTGAAGCAGCAGCTGTTAGTGGGTCAGAAATTACTGCATACTCAATGCCTCCTACCATTAAAGTGAATCAGCCGTTCCTCTTTATGATTTACGAAGAAACTTTCAAAACATTGCTGTTCATGGGCAGAGTGGTTAATCCTACAGAACTGTAA